A single window of Athene noctua chromosome 1, bAthNoc1.hap1.1, whole genome shotgun sequence DNA harbors:
- the MFSD4B gene encoding sodium-dependent glucose transporter 1, whose amino-acid sequence MAGAERKKHVRFAAPGEAAAAGPRLPAAPQAEAAAVGGGWRGGRGGDRAALRWCISGALCAAFLGLGMSIAVLGPTFPNLAANVHKNVSDIYYIFVGRSLGYLGGSVLGGVLFDCMNAHLLLALSMFGTTVGLYGIPWCKKSLLLTVLMSVIGASMGILDTGGNVLALNTWGAEAGPHMQALHFSFAVGAFVAPILAKMALGGSESKELSGAEKTNQSVLRSVPTASAASATSALKHRLGADFLWSYVVIGTYLLLVSFFFFILYSKGSSARDKSKASLQKCTFAKYHYALIMLLFVFFFCYVGAEVTYGSYIFTYAKVFAEMKENEAAALNSVFWGAFAACRGVAIFCAACMYPGTMILLSIVGSAASSSCLAFLARHPASLWVGTAVYGASMATIFPSGISWIEQYTVVQGKSASLFVIGAALGEMCIPAVVGYLQGRFQHVPVVMYTALVTSAMTVVLFPLMYKLANSPEESNLKEVSESEDRKALLSNSGLNEDEEDEEDAGEWNEADFEVIEMNDTLKSSVVETSRKIPGDSSAKAPLQPQLDDALCDPPAVAGGSPGRKNANVDREKND is encoded by the exons ATGGCCGGCGCCGAGCGCAAGAAGCACGTCCGGTTCGCCgccccgggggaggcggccgcggccgggccgcgcctGCCCGCCGCGCCGCAGGCGGAGGCGGCCGCGGTCGGCGGCGGctggcggggcggccggggcggggacAGAGCCGCGCTGCGGTGGTGCATCTCTGGGGCGCTGTGCGCGGCCTTCCTGGGGCTG GGGATGAGCATCGCGGTGCTGGGGCCCACCTTCCCCAACCTGGCCGCCAACGTCCACAAGAACGTCAGCGACATCTACTACATCTTCGTGGGCCGGTCCCTGGGATACCTGGGGGGGTCGGTGCTCGGGGGGGTGCTCTTCGACTGCATGAACGCACACCTCCTCCTCG CATTATCCATGTTTGGAACAACGGTTGGTCTTTATGGGATACCCTGGTGTAAGAAATCCCTGCTGTTAACTGTCTTGATGTCAGTTATTGGAGCTTCCATGGGAATTCTAGATACAG GTGGGAATGTACTGGCTCTGAACACCTGGGGAGCAGAAGCTGGGCCACATATGCAGGCCTTGCACTTCAGTTTTGCTGTTGGTGCGTTTGTGGCTCCAATCCTGGCTAAAATGGCCTTGGGAGGCTCCGAATCTAAAGAactttcaggagctgaaaagacGAACCAGTCCGTCCTGAGGTCTGTGCCGACAGCGTCAGCTGCATCAGCTACGTCAGCACTGAAACACCGTCTCGGTGCAGACTTTTTGTGGTCCTATGTTGTCATAGGGACTTATCTGCTGttagtttctttcttcttttttattttgtattcaaaGGGCAGCTCAGCTCGAGACAAATCAAAGGCGTCTCTGCAGAAGTGCACGTTTGCCAAATACCACTATGCTCTTATTATGCTCCTGTTCGTATTCTTCTTCTGCTACGTGGGAGCGGAGGTCACTTACGGTTCTTACATATTTACTTACGCAAAGGTCTTTGCCgagatgaaagaaaatgaagcagcCGCTTTGAATTCTGTCTTCTGGGGCGCGTTTGCCGCTTGCAGAGGAGTGGCGATATTCTGTGCTGCTTGCATGTACCCTGGCACCATGATCCTGTTGAGTATCGTAGGCTCTGCCGCCTCCTCCTCGTGCCTGGCCTTCTTGGCGCGGCACCCGGCCTCGCTGTGGGTGGGAACCGCCGTGTACGGAGCCTCCATGGCCACCATCTTCCCCAGCGGCATCTCCTGGATAGAGCAGTACACAGTGGTGCAAGGAAAATCGGCTTCTCTGTTTGTGATCGGCGCCGCGCTGGGCGAGATGTGCATTCCTGCCGTGGTGGGGTACCTTCAAGGAAGGTTCCAGCACGTTCCGGTGGTTATGTACACCGCCCTGGTGACCTCTGCGATGACGGTTGTACTCTTCCCTCTGATGTACAAGTTGGCCAACTCTCCCGAGGAGAGCAACTTGAAAGAAGTGAGTGAGAGCGAGGACCGGAAAGCTTTGTTGTCAAACTCAGGGCTTAATGAGGatgaagaggatgaggaggatgcGGGAGAGTGGAACGAAGCAGACTTTGAGGTAATAGAAATGAATGACACGCTGAAAAGCTCTGTGGTAGAGACCTCCCGTAAGATACCAGGGGACTCATCAGCCAAAGCCCCTCTCCAGCCCCAGCTGGACGATGCACTGTGCGACCCTCCAGCGGTTGCTGGGGGCTCCCCTgggagaaaaaatgcaaatgttgaTCGGGAGAAGAACGATTAA